Proteins encoded within one genomic window of Thermococcus celer Vu 13 = JCM 8558:
- a CDS encoding 2-oxoacid:acceptor oxidoreductase subunit alpha: MVEFKEDVSIVLGGAAGQGIQTVEAILTYALKRSGYHVYANKEYMSRVRGGINTTEIRVSSRRVRAFVRRIDILVPFKQGVLSWVRNRLSESTVVLGEKGNVEEDFLGKVNLVEVPLTKLALETGSQLYLNTTAAGLIVGLFHGDFEAVEEYVRKRFESKGENVVRKNIEAARKGYDLGVKLCDEGTIRVEVERDERVKDEILLTGTEAVGIGALAGGMNFLSFYPMSPSTGVSTFAAQHAEEFGIVVEQVEDEISAINMALGAWFGGARAMVSTSGGGFALMSEAMSLAGMAENPVVVHLAQRPGPATGLPTRTMQGDLNLVLHAGHGDFPRIILAPGTLEEAFYLSAEAFNLADRYQVPLIILTDQYFVDTYYNLSKPDVGKVRFERYIVEAKPGYRRYELTEDGISPRAVPGYGEEVVVANGNEHDEWGDITEDAELTVKMQEKRAKLKLGTIRKNAPLPKLIGSEDAKYIVVNWGSTFHVVEEAIRELGRDDVAQLHFSWLYPLNPEARRFFEGKTVIVVENNITGQFADLLEKELGVEVHHRILKYDGRPFSVEEVLEKLRGVVE, encoded by the coding sequence ATGGTGGAGTTCAAGGAGGACGTTTCTATAGTTCTCGGCGGAGCGGCCGGGCAGGGCATCCAGACCGTCGAAGCTATTCTGACGTACGCGCTCAAGCGCTCGGGCTACCACGTCTACGCCAACAAGGAGTACATGTCCCGCGTCAGGGGCGGCATAAACACGACGGAGATAAGGGTCTCGTCCAGGCGTGTCAGGGCCTTCGTGAGGAGGATAGACATCCTCGTCCCATTCAAGCAGGGCGTCCTGAGCTGGGTCAGGAACAGGCTGTCGGAGAGCACCGTAGTTCTCGGGGAGAAGGGCAACGTCGAGGAGGACTTTTTAGGTAAGGTAAACCTCGTCGAGGTGCCGCTGACGAAGCTCGCCCTCGAGACCGGCAGTCAGCTCTACCTCAACACCACCGCCGCTGGCTTAATCGTTGGGCTCTTCCACGGCGACTTCGAGGCGGTGGAGGAGTACGTAAGGAAGCGCTTCGAGAGCAAGGGCGAGAACGTGGTCAGGAAGAACATAGAGGCGGCCAGGAAGGGCTACGACCTCGGGGTTAAGCTCTGCGACGAGGGAACCATCAGGGTAGAGGTCGAGAGGGACGAGAGGGTTAAGGACGAGATACTCCTCACCGGAACTGAGGCGGTGGGGATAGGCGCCCTCGCGGGTGGCATGAACTTCCTGAGCTTCTACCCGATGAGCCCGTCAACCGGCGTTTCCACCTTCGCGGCCCAGCACGCGGAGGAGTTCGGGATAGTGGTCGAGCAGGTCGAGGACGAGATATCGGCGATAAACATGGCCCTTGGGGCGTGGTTCGGTGGAGCGAGGGCCATGGTGAGCACATCTGGCGGAGGCTTCGCCCTCATGAGCGAGGCCATGAGCCTGGCGGGAATGGCGGAGAACCCCGTTGTGGTGCACCTCGCCCAGAGGCCCGGGCCCGCAACCGGTCTGCCCACGAGGACGATGCAGGGCGACCTGAACCTCGTTCTCCACGCCGGACACGGCGACTTCCCGAGGATAATCCTCGCCCCCGGAACGCTGGAGGAGGCCTTCTACCTGAGCGCCGAGGCCTTCAACCTGGCTGACAGGTATCAGGTTCCCCTGATAATCCTGACCGACCAGTACTTCGTTGACACCTACTACAACCTGTCCAAGCCCGACGTTGGGAAGGTGAGGTTCGAGAGGTACATCGTCGAGGCGAAGCCCGGCTACCGGCGCTACGAGCTGACAGAGGACGGGATCTCCCCGAGGGCAGTTCCTGGTTACGGCGAGGAGGTGGTTGTCGCCAACGGCAACGAGCACGACGAGTGGGGCGACATAACCGAGGACGCGGAGTTAACGGTTAAGATGCAGGAGAAGAGGGCGAAGCTGAAGCTCGGGACCATAAGGAAGAACGCGCCCCTGCCGAAGCTCATCGGAAGCGAGGACGCGAAATACATCGTCGTCAACTGGGGCTCGACGTTCCACGTCGTCGAGGAGGCCATAAGAGAGCTCGGAAGGGACGACGTCGCCCAGCTACACTTCAGCTGGCTCTATCCATTGAACCCGGAGGCGAGGCGGTTCTTCGAGGGCAAAACGGTGATAGTGGTGGAGAACAACATCACCGGCCAGTTCGCTGACCTGCTTGAGAAGGAGCTTGGAGTTGAGGTCCATCACCGCATCCTGAAGTACGACGGGAGGCCCTTCTCCGTGGAGGAGGTTCTTGAGAAGCTCAGGGGGGTGGTAGAATGA
- a CDS encoding thiamine pyrophosphate-dependent enzyme, producing the protein MNLPTGSEIFEPKRPGSEDVAWCPGCGNFGIRNILISALAELGLKPHQVAIVSGIGQAAKMPHYINANGYHTLHGRAIPIATGLKAANPELTVIAEGGDGDMYAEGGNHLLHATRRNPDITVLIHDNQIYGLTKGQASPTTMVGMKTPTQPWGVFEEPFNPIALAIAMDASFVARTFMGYFRESVEIIKRAIQHRGLAVVDILHPCVSFNKVNTYAWYREHTYWMEDGPFDREEAFKRAIETDPLPLGIFYVKEKPTFEESVPAYGVEKTPLWKREPKLDLVDGFLEGKKL; encoded by the coding sequence ATGAACCTTCCAACCGGCTCCGAGATATTCGAGCCCAAGAGGCCGGGGAGCGAGGACGTCGCCTGGTGCCCCGGATGCGGTAACTTCGGCATAAGGAATATACTCATCTCCGCTTTAGCCGAGCTCGGGTTGAAACCTCATCAGGTCGCCATCGTCAGCGGTATCGGGCAGGCCGCCAAGATGCCCCACTACATCAACGCCAACGGTTACCACACGCTCCACGGCAGGGCGATCCCGATAGCCACCGGCCTGAAGGCGGCGAATCCCGAGCTGACCGTCATAGCCGAGGGCGGGGACGGCGACATGTACGCCGAGGGCGGCAACCACCTGCTCCACGCCACCAGGAGGAACCCGGACATAACCGTCCTCATCCACGACAACCAGATATACGGCCTCACCAAGGGACAGGCGTCGCCGACGACGATGGTGGGCATGAAGACGCCGACCCAGCCCTGGGGTGTCTTCGAGGAGCCCTTCAACCCCATCGCCCTCGCGATAGCCATGGACGCCTCCTTCGTGGCGAGGACCTTCATGGGCTACTTCAGGGAGAGCGTCGAGATAATCAAGAGGGCGATTCAGCACAGGGGTCTCGCCGTAGTCGATATCCTGCACCCCTGCGTCAGCTTCAACAAGGTGAACACCTACGCCTGGTACAGGGAGCACACCTACTGGATGGAGGACGGGCCATTCGACAGGGAGGAAGCCTTCAAACGCGCCATAGAGACCGACCCGCTTCCGCTCGGTATATTCTACGTGAAGGAGAAGCCCACATTCGAGGAGAGCGTTCCAGCATACGGGGTCGAGAAAACACCATTGTGGAAGCGTGAGCCGAAGCTCGACCTCGTGGACGGCTTTTTGGAGGGGAAGAAGCTCTAA
- a CDS encoding peroxiredoxin, translated as MGVAENAPDFVLKDQKGEDFRLSDFRGKKVLLSFHPLAWTGICEKQMKALEENHERFERLNVVPVGISVDPVPSKKAWAEHMGLRKLRILSDFWPHGEVAKLYGLFREKEGFSERANVLIDEEGKVAFFKVYPITEVPDLKEIFTLLEGE; from the coding sequence ATGGGGGTTGCTGAAAACGCCCCGGATTTCGTTCTGAAGGATCAGAAGGGTGAGGACTTTAGACTGAGCGATTTCAGGGGAAAGAAGGTCCTGCTGTCGTTCCATCCACTGGCCTGGACCGGTATATGCGAAAAGCAAATGAAGGCCCTCGAAGAGAACCACGAGCGCTTTGAGAGGCTCAACGTCGTCCCGGTCGGGATAAGCGTTGATCCCGTGCCGAGCAAGAAAGCCTGGGCCGAGCACATGGGACTTAGAAAGCTCAGGATTCTGAGCGATTTCTGGCCGCACGGCGAGGTTGCGAAGCTCTACGGGCTGTTCCGCGAAAAGGAGGGCTTTTCGGAGAGGGCGAACGTCCTGATAGACGAAGAGGGAAAGGTGGCGTTCTTCAAGGTCTACCCGATAACGGAGGTGCCCGACCTGAAGGAGATATTCACCCTCCTTGAGGGAGAGTAA
- a CDS encoding FprA family A-type flavoprotein, with translation MPRIWVEKILDEPELYIMRIDDDRIRYFEATWDIPEGITYNAYLMKTGDAVVLFDAWKGEYTEEFLETLKKLVDPKEITHIVTHHTEPDHSGAIPALLEANGYRAKLIGTTFAKRFMEGFYGKKVVENFHAIKDGEEMRIGGRTFRFITVPWLHWPDTMITYVVEDKLIFSCDAGGGYGMPDAIDDSDEKVVQEYLPHVTKYVVTVIGHYHKYIVQNIKKLRSLGIVEEARMILPGHGLIWRRSPTRIFEHYEAIGAGKPTKGKVLVVYDSMYGFVEKRMRIVIEELKKNGLNPVVYRFTDKEAPAVSDVLGEVPDSEAIVIGASTYEAEIHPRIRYTLYEVLDKANYEKPVLIVGAFGWAGVAGKKIETLISRSKFDLVDTVESRGMPTKEDEEKLREGVRKLITWLA, from the coding sequence ATGCCGAGGATATGGGTCGAGAAGATACTCGACGAACCCGAACTCTACATAATGAGGATCGATGACGACAGGATAAGGTACTTCGAAGCCACGTGGGACATCCCCGAGGGGATAACCTACAACGCCTACCTGATGAAGACGGGCGATGCGGTCGTTCTCTTCGACGCGTGGAAGGGGGAGTACACGGAGGAGTTCCTCGAGACGCTGAAAAAGCTGGTCGATCCAAAGGAGATAACCCACATCGTAACTCACCACACCGAACCCGACCACAGCGGCGCCATCCCCGCGCTTCTTGAGGCCAATGGGTACAGGGCCAAACTCATAGGAACCACCTTTGCCAAACGCTTCATGGAGGGCTTCTACGGGAAGAAGGTCGTCGAGAACTTCCACGCCATCAAGGACGGCGAGGAGATGCGGATAGGGGGACGGACATTCCGCTTCATAACCGTCCCCTGGCTCCACTGGCCCGACACCATGATAACCTACGTCGTCGAGGACAAACTCATCTTCAGTTGCGACGCGGGCGGCGGCTACGGGATGCCCGATGCAATAGACGACAGCGACGAAAAGGTCGTGCAGGAGTACCTGCCCCACGTGACGAAGTACGTCGTTACTGTCATCGGCCACTATCACAAGTACATCGTCCAGAACATCAAGAAGCTCAGGAGCCTCGGGATAGTCGAGGAGGCGAGGATGATACTGCCAGGCCACGGCCTGATATGGCGGAGGAGCCCGACGAGGATATTCGAACACTACGAGGCCATCGGAGCCGGAAAACCGACGAAAGGCAAGGTCCTCGTCGTATACGACTCCATGTACGGCTTCGTCGAGAAGAGGATGAGGATAGTAATCGAGGAGCTCAAGAAGAACGGCCTTAACCCGGTCGTTTACAGGTTCACGGACAAGGAGGCACCGGCCGTGAGCGACGTTCTCGGAGAAGTGCCGGACAGCGAGGCTATAGTCATAGGCGCTTCCACCTACGAGGCCGAGATACACCCGAGGATACGCTACACCCTTTACGAGGTACTCGATAAAGCGAACTACGAGAAGCCCGTCCTCATCGTTGGAGCCTTCGGCTGGGCTGGCGTGGCCGGCAAGAAGATAGAGACCCTCATCTCGAGGAGCAAGTTCGACCTCGTTGACACCGTCGAGAGCCGCGGCATGCCCACGAAGGAGGACGAGGAGAAGCTCAGGGAAGGCGTCAGGAAGCTCATCACCTGGCTGGCCTGA
- a CDS encoding ferritin family protein, with the protein MRMEDILEKLAGLSLREVLGYAIASEEGARDFYTHLASKSGALLGEFFRDLARAEENHKRILLRLYSGLFGEEEYPVPEGIPLAETSVKVDTVANLIEAMRVALENEKNAERIYSHLAERVPEERGIFKFLAAQEKAHYAAIRSHTEYLEDVTQGEAEYVNAPVEFLNTQLELYLGPHTRP; encoded by the coding sequence ATGCGTATGGAAGATATTCTTGAGAAGCTTGCCGGACTTTCCCTCCGGGAAGTGCTGGGCTATGCGATTGCCTCGGAAGAGGGGGCAAGGGACTTTTACACACACCTCGCGTCAAAGAGCGGCGCCCTCCTCGGGGAGTTCTTCAGGGACCTCGCCAGGGCCGAGGAGAACCACAAGAGGATACTCCTCCGGCTGTATAGCGGACTCTTTGGAGAGGAAGAATACCCCGTCCCAGAGGGGATCCCCCTCGCGGAGACGAGCGTGAAGGTCGATACAGTCGCAAACCTCATAGAGGCCATGAGAGTTGCCCTCGAGAACGAAAAGAACGCGGAGAGGATCTACTCCCACCTCGCCGAGAGAGTCCCGGAAGAGAGGGGCATATTCAAATTCCTGGCGGCCCAGGAAAAGGCCCACTATGCGGCAATACGGAGCCATACGGAGTACCTGGAGGACGTGACCCAGGGAGAGGCTGAGTACGTGAACGCGCCGGTTGAGTTCCTCAACACCCAGCTGGAGCTCTACCTCGGCCCTCACACCAGGCCGTGA
- a CDS encoding NAD(P)/FAD-dependent oxidoreductase, whose product MGVVVVGNGPGGLELAKNLSGEFDVTIVERESLPGYSKPMLSHYIAGFIPEEKLFPYPLDWYENRGIKLLLGTEARLIDRSRKVLVTDRGEVPYDALVIATGARAREPSVPGGEYILTLRTLSDAKRIRARLEDEGEITVLGGGFIALELAGNLAKAGYTVKLIHRGRTLLRLDEELSEIIRARLENAGVEFHLETSVLGADETGLRTDKGYIPGRLKVCAFGIVPNRELAVRSGIHAGRGIMIDDHLRTSAKDVYAVGDCAELNGFIGGTAKAAVEQARVLSRILKGEDERYEPFRSAFFKFADLNVAIIGKTEGRGEWLDGKARVFREGEKVVGAVVFDDLREAMKLERTIKEGLPVN is encoded by the coding sequence GTGGGGGTCGTCGTAGTCGGCAACGGACCCGGTGGCCTCGAGCTGGCGAAGAACTTAAGCGGAGAATTCGACGTGACCATAGTCGAGAGGGAGAGCCTCCCCGGTTACTCCAAACCGATGCTGAGCCACTACATAGCTGGCTTTATCCCCGAGGAGAAGCTCTTTCCTTATCCCCTTGACTGGTACGAGAACCGGGGAATAAAACTCCTTCTCGGTACAGAGGCGAGGCTCATCGATAGATCCCGGAAGGTTCTCGTTACAGATAGAGGTGAGGTGCCCTACGATGCCCTCGTGATAGCGACCGGTGCAAGGGCCCGGGAGCCCTCCGTTCCGGGGGGAGAGTACATCCTGACGCTCAGAACCCTCAGCGATGCCAAACGGATAAGGGCGCGCCTCGAGGATGAGGGCGAGATAACCGTCCTCGGCGGAGGTTTCATAGCGCTCGAACTCGCCGGGAACCTCGCCAAAGCTGGCTACACCGTGAAGCTAATTCACAGGGGGAGAACCCTTCTACGCTTGGATGAAGAGCTGAGCGAAATCATAAGGGCGAGGCTCGAGAACGCTGGAGTCGAGTTCCACCTTGAGACGAGCGTCCTCGGGGCCGACGAGACCGGGCTGAGAACTGATAAAGGCTACATCCCCGGAAGGCTGAAGGTCTGCGCCTTCGGAATAGTCCCCAACAGGGAACTGGCCGTGAGGAGCGGCATCCACGCCGGCAGGGGAATAATGATTGATGACCACCTTCGGACATCCGCAAAGGACGTCTACGCGGTGGGGGACTGCGCCGAACTTAACGGCTTTATCGGTGGAACGGCCAAGGCGGCCGTGGAGCAGGCGAGGGTTCTCTCGAGGATACTGAAGGGTGAAGACGAACGTTACGAGCCCTTCCGCTCGGCGTTCTTCAAGTTCGCCGATTTAAACGTCGCCATCATCGGAAAGACGGAGGGGCGCGGCGAGTGGCTCGATGGGAAGGCCAGGGTTTTCCGCGAGGGGGAAAAAGTCGTTGGAGCCGTCGTTTTCGATGACCTAAGGGAGGCAATGAAGCTCGAAAGGACCATCAAAGAGGGTTTACCCGTTAACTGA
- a CDS encoding rubrerythrin family protein → MVVKKKMTRKFLEEAFAGESMAHMRYLIFAEQAEREGFPNIAKLFRAIAHAEFVHAKNHFRALGNIGKTPENLQAGIDGETYEVEEMYPVFHNAAEFQGEKEAVRTTHYALEAEKIHAGLYARAKEMAESGKDVEIKKVYICPVCGYTAVDEAPEYCPVCGAPRDKFVVFE, encoded by the coding sequence ATGGTTGTGAAAAAGAAGATGACCCGGAAGTTTCTGGAGGAAGCCTTCGCCGGCGAAAGCATGGCCCACATGAGGTACCTCATCTTCGCAGAGCAGGCGGAGAGGGAAGGGTTCCCCAACATAGCCAAGCTCTTCAGGGCCATCGCCCACGCCGAGTTCGTCCATGCCAAGAACCACTTCAGGGCCTTGGGAAACATCGGGAAGACCCCCGAGAACCTTCAGGCGGGCATTGACGGCGAGACCTACGAGGTCGAGGAGATGTACCCCGTCTTCCACAACGCCGCCGAGTTCCAGGGCGAGAAGGAAGCGGTTAGGACGACCCACTACGCCCTCGAGGCGGAGAAGATACACGCCGGGCTCTACGCCAGGGCCAAAGAGATGGCCGAGAGCGGGAAGGACGTCGAAATAAAGAAGGTCTACATCTGCCCCGTTTGCGGATACACCGCCGTTGACGAGGCCCCCGAGTACTGCCCGGTCTGCGGGGCACCAAGGGACAAGTTCGTGGTCTTCGAGTGA
- the rd gene encoding rubredoxin — protein MAKWKCIVCGYIYDEDEGDPDSGIEPGTKFEDLPDDWVCPLCGAPKDMFEKIE, from the coding sequence ATGGCCAAGTGGAAATGCATAGTCTGTGGATACATCTACGACGAGGACGAGGGCGACCCCGACAGTGGGATCGAGCCCGGAACCAAGTTCGAGGACCTCCCTGACGACTGGGTCTGCCCGCTCTGCGGGGCCCCGAAGGACATGTTTGAAAAGATAGAGTGA
- a CDS encoding class II SORL domain-containing protein — MLSGTIKSGDWTGEKHVPVIEYEKEGDLVKVEVQVGKEIPHPNTPEHHIAWIELYFHPEDGNFPILVGRAEFTNHTDPLTEPRAVFFFRTGKKGKLQALSYCNIHGLWENEVALE, encoded by the coding sequence ATGCTGAGCGGAACCATAAAGAGTGGTGATTGGACCGGGGAGAAGCACGTCCCCGTTATAGAGTACGAGAAGGAGGGGGACCTCGTCAAGGTCGAGGTTCAGGTCGGCAAGGAGATACCGCACCCGAACACCCCCGAGCACCACATCGCATGGATAGAGCTCTACTTCCACCCCGAGGACGGAAACTTCCCGATACTCGTCGGCAGGGCCGAGTTCACGAACCACACCGACCCGCTCACCGAGCCGAGGGCGGTCTTCTTCTTCAGGACTGGCAAGAAGGGCAAGCTCCAGGCCCTGAGCTACTGCAACATCCACGGCCTCTGGGAGAACGAGGTCGCGCTCGAGTGA
- a CDS encoding iron-sulfur cluster assembly protein, with product MKVYMPGREWPEHYRAVLNELAGIIDPVTGGDILDSGVVAGLEVGDDTLKVWLNFESHAEYNMTGESAIAYSKIIGDIIERFALVKFQNVYVYDLKNNPVGVFENRGRYTIEEVTPERV from the coding sequence ATGAAGGTTTACATGCCGGGTAGGGAGTGGCCGGAGCACTACAGGGCCGTTTTAAACGAGCTCGCGGGGATAATCGACCCCGTAACCGGGGGGGACATCCTGGATTCAGGGGTCGTTGCCGGTCTGGAGGTTGGCGATGATACCCTGAAGGTCTGGCTCAACTTCGAGAGCCACGCGGAGTACAACATGACCGGGGAGAGCGCGATAGCTTACTCAAAGATAATCGGCGACATAATCGAGCGCTTCGCCCTTGTGAAGTTCCAGAACGTCTACGTTTACGACCTCAAGAACAATCCGGTGGGGGTTTTTGAGAACAGGGGGAGATACACCATCGAGGAAGTAACCCCGGAGAGGGTGTGA
- a CDS encoding iron-sulfur cluster assembly protein, with protein sequence MGLFGFLKKKAPERGPKKELPPEVSRVVETLRNVKDPETGLDIVDEGLVYGLTVNGDEVDVFLLLARSTPECHFCQVLAVNVQRRILEDTVRILKEEGFKRVKIYNELGLLLEEG encoded by the coding sequence ATGGGCCTTTTCGGATTCCTAAAGAAAAAGGCGCCCGAGAGGGGACCCAAGAAGGAACTGCCCCCTGAGGTCTCGAGGGTCGTTGAGACCCTCCGGAACGTTAAAGATCCTGAGACGGGACTGGACATAGTGGATGAGGGCCTCGTTTACGGACTGACCGTGAACGGCGATGAAGTTGATGTTTTCCTCCTCCTGGCCCGCTCAACGCCGGAGTGCCACTTCTGCCAGGTGCTGGCGGTAAACGTTCAGAGGAGGATCCTCGAGGACACGGTCCGGATTCTCAAGGAGGAAGGGTTTAAGAGGGTTAAGATCTATAATGAACTCGGACTGCTGCTTGAGGAGGGATAA
- a CDS encoding ferritin family protein: protein MVPELDEGLPLERIKDFSLEELLGMAIKAEIGARKFYESLAERIDIEALKEKIQWLAGEEGKHEALLRRMYGTMFPGKEVVFPKEHIGPELRPVARELHGVQDIIDLIRWAMKAEEIAAHFYEELEKIVDTEEKKRLMRYLSDMEKGHYYTLRAEYELLLDWEMYGQMMHVGP from the coding sequence ATGGTTCCAGAACTTGATGAGGGGCTTCCCCTCGAGAGGATTAAGGACTTCTCCCTTGAGGAACTCCTCGGGATGGCCATAAAGGCCGAGATAGGCGCCAGGAAGTTCTACGAAAGCCTCGCCGAGAGGATTGATATCGAGGCCCTGAAGGAGAAGATCCAGTGGCTGGCAGGGGAGGAGGGCAAACACGAGGCCCTGCTGAGGAGGATGTACGGGACGATGTTCCCGGGGAAGGAAGTCGTCTTCCCGAAGGAGCACATAGGGCCCGAACTGAGACCCGTCGCCAGGGAGCTCCATGGCGTACAGGACATCATAGACCTCATCCGCTGGGCCATGAAGGCCGAGGAGATAGCCGCCCACTTCTACGAGGAGCTTGAGAAGATAGTTGACACGGAGGAGAAGAAGAGGCTCATGCGCTACCTCAGCGACATGGAGAAGGGCCACTACTACACCCTCAGGGCGGAGTACGAGCTCCTCCTCGACTGGGAGATGTACGGCCAGATGATGCACGTCGGCCCGTGA
- a CDS encoding ferritin family protein, with product MSMVEPLVKKAYEIEKKAAASYTDGLGLIRGQGLRYTKVEEGVGRIAVDTVIHKHLMQAILEAQKELEKLAGEGAVSELKEVELTPEQRALVKRFAEMHLEIEKDMIKTYQKMAEKMTHPLFKGIAEALVENEREHHRILAELIAKYKE from the coding sequence ATGTCCATGGTTGAACCCCTTGTTAAGAAGGCCTACGAGATAGAAAAGAAGGCCGCCGCGAGCTACACCGATGGGCTCGGCCTCATCCGAGGGCAGGGTCTCAGGTATACGAAGGTAGAGGAGGGCGTCGGCAGGATAGCGGTCGACACGGTGATCCACAAGCACCTGATGCAGGCCATTCTGGAGGCCCAAAAGGAGCTGGAGAAGCTCGCCGGAGAAGGGGCCGTTTCAGAGCTTAAGGAGGTGGAGCTCACCCCAGAGCAGAGGGCCCTCGTCAAGCGCTTCGCCGAGATGCACCTCGAGATAGAGAAGGACATGATAAAAACTTACCAGAAGATGGCCGAGAAGATGACCCACCCGCTCTTCAAGGGTATCGCCGAGGCTCTCGTCGAGAACGAGAGGGAGCACCACAGGATTCTGGCCGAGCTGATAGCGAAGTATAAAGAGTGA
- a CDS encoding ferritin family protein, protein MLAKYPFELPKDRPLSKREIAQALRWAVEAELDAISFYEQLADHIEDERIRHIFHDVANEEKEHFGEFLAALFTVDEELARYMKGGFKEVEEETGIKVEL, encoded by the coding sequence ATGCTCGCGAAGTACCCCTTTGAACTCCCGAAGGACAGGCCCCTCTCAAAGAGGGAGATCGCCCAGGCCCTGCGCTGGGCCGTTGAGGCGGAGCTCGACGCGATAAGCTTCTATGAACAGCTGGCCGATCACATAGAGGACGAGAGGATAAGGCACATCTTCCACGACGTTGCCAACGAGGAGAAGGAGCACTTTGGGGAGTTCCTTGCGGCCCTCTTCACCGTCGACGAGGAGCTCGCGAGGTACATGAAGGGCGGCTTTAAGGAAGTCGAGGAGGAGACGGGCATAAAGGTTGAACTGTGA
- a CDS encoding ferritin-like domain-containing protein has protein sequence MNELEALALALEVEKAELNFYIKLAKRAKDERARKMFLFLAGQEAEHWDIFEEKFVEKLVEECELPAVDKAMLEKLVPGTDGESLSEVDAVKIGMEQEKLTWEFYEGAAKEAEHEAVRRVFEELAKVEKAHYELLKAQYDAVMKTGIWMDYQDFSLEVD, from the coding sequence ATGAACGAACTTGAGGCACTGGCCCTGGCACTCGAGGTTGAGAAGGCGGAGCTCAACTTCTACATAAAGCTCGCGAAGAGGGCGAAGGACGAGAGGGCGAGGAAGATGTTCCTGTTCCTCGCGGGGCAGGAGGCGGAGCACTGGGACATCTTCGAGGAGAAGTTCGTCGAGAAGCTCGTGGAAGAGTGCGAGCTCCCGGCCGTTGATAAGGCCATGCTGGAGAAGCTCGTCCCCGGCACGGACGGGGAGAGCCTGAGCGAGGTCGACGCGGTGAAGATAGGGATGGAGCAGGAAAAGCTCACGTGGGAGTTCTATGAGGGGGCGGCGAAGGAGGCGGAGCACGAGGCAGTAAGGCGGGTCTTCGAGGAGCTGGCTAAGGTTGAGAAGGCCCACTACGAGCTCCTGAAGGCCCAGTACGACGCCGTCATGAAGACGGGCATATGGATGGACTACCAGGACTTCAGCCTCGAGGTGGACTGA
- a CDS encoding GNAT family N-acetyltransferase gives MRIERVEEPLALKEELVHFVFRVYRGTGGAYPALEWVEEKPSVDDFEGFRKVYEPFLEFRLGKEFDELYILRDNEGKIAGTVALVYNLEGKDIPWVPEEIKNERTGLIEFFMVDPAYQGKGYGSKLLEFAVRRLKALGKTPYVVTFPELEAYSYYMKKGFIKVMDYKEFVVLKKG, from the coding sequence GTGAGGATCGAACGGGTGGAGGAGCCACTGGCCCTCAAGGAGGAACTGGTTCACTTCGTCTTCCGCGTCTACCGCGGGACGGGTGGCGCTTACCCAGCGCTGGAGTGGGTGGAGGAAAAGCCCTCCGTGGACGACTTCGAGGGATTCAGGAAAGTGTACGAGCCCTTCCTGGAGTTCCGGCTCGGGAAGGAGTTCGATGAGCTCTACATCCTGAGGGACAACGAAGGGAAGATAGCGGGAACGGTGGCCCTCGTCTACAACCTCGAGGGGAAGGACATCCCGTGGGTGCCCGAGGAGATAAAGAACGAGAGAACCGGGCTGATAGAGTTCTTCATGGTCGACCCAGCCTATCAGGGCAAGGGCTACGGCTCAAAACTCCTCGAGTTCGCCGTGAGAAGGTTAAAAGCTCTCGGCAAGACCCCCTACGTGGTAACCTTCCCGGAGCTTGAGGCTTATTCATACTATATGAAGAAGGGCTTCATCAAGGTGATGGACTACAAGGAGTTTGTTGTTCTGAAAAAGGGTTAA
- a CDS encoding ArsR/SmtB family transcription factor: protein MDRDLRNLILWLFVGSKGGPTRARILFLIRESPMNVHRIAKELELNYRTVKYHLELMREHGIVERVGNDYGAIYVPSEVVEKNWGEIESILRRNGL from the coding sequence ATGGACAGAGACCTCAGAAACCTCATCCTGTGGCTCTTCGTGGGATCAAAGGGCGGGCCGACCCGGGCAAGGATTCTCTTCCTGATAAGAGAATCGCCGATGAACGTTCATAGAATAGCCAAGGAGCTTGAGCTCAACTACCGAACCGTCAAGTACCACCTGGAGCTGATGCGGGAGCACGGCATCGTCGAAAGGGTCGGGAACGATTACGGGGCCATATACGTGCCGAGCGAGGTTGTGGAGAAGAACTGGGGAGAGATAGAATCCATATTAAGGAGGAATGGTCTATGA